aagtggcagccggTACgtcccattggcctgcagcggcaaaccgcagccagtgggacccacgatcagccgaacctgcggacacagcaggtaaacaaaccggcccggccggccaggggctttccctgaacaaaggGCATCCCaactttgggaaacactgatttagATTATGGTGAGCACCCAAAATGtgcaaagtgctttccaaacataCAGGATGACGGTCCCTGCCCAGGACcacttacaatctaaaagacagATGAAGGGTGGGGAAGTGGATGTGAAATACAAACAGAGACCTGGATTCAACAGcttacttaagcacatacttaacttaaAGCACATAAGTGAATTGCCCCATAAAAGTGGGGCTACTCATTATTAAGGGCGGGCACATTTTTAGGTTCCAAGCCTGATCAGGGCTAGAGTAACCAGGGTGATGACAGGCACATGGCTTGTTAATTACAAGGTTCTGTTTTTAAGTTAAACATGCTGAATCCTGATGCAGCACAAAGTATGAGGTCTGAGGGAAAGGAGCATGTTACTGTAGAGATGGATAAACTTCCTTGCTACATAGTATAGGGGAATTGGTCggttgtgtgtgtgatttcacCATGTCTGGTCACGGTAAGTGTGGTAAAGgcttggggaagggaggtgccAAGCGCCatcataaagtgctttgggataacATCCAAGGTACTACCAAGTCAGCTATTTGTCGCTTGGCTCGATGTGGCGGGGTGAAATGTATTTCGGGGTTGATCTACGAAGAGACCCGTGGAGTGCTGAAGGTGTTCTTGGAGAATGTGATCCGCAATGCTGTCACTTACACTGAACATGCCAAGCGAAAGACTGTAACAGCTATGGATGTGGTTTATGCTCTGAAGCGCCTGGGTTGTACTCTCTATGGTTTTGGTGGCTAATCGGGGTCACTAAAGTCAACAGGATAGGGAATCTGTGGGAAGGAGATCTGCATTCAGAGGGATCATAGAAGTCTGGTTGGGccctgaataaggacttcaggtAGATTCTGCACACATTACATAGTACCTTCCTCAGGCCACCATTCCGCTGAAACCAGTAAGGTGACTTGTGAAATGGAGGAAAACTCAGCGCAAGCAAGGTAATacaatttcatataattttggtCTTTAGGTTGAAAAGAGAGTTAGAAAAACCCCACACTGAAGATCTCTTTAATGTATTATTTTGCGCTACTCTTTGAGCGAACTATTATTAATGGTGGATAGGTATCTAATTAAAAAGAGTGGTTCTCCGAAGAAAATCATGCTGAGtatcagaaaaataaaaccaaaaccattAAGATTTGCAGCGAGAATTCTAGCCAGTGCATTAGTCTATAGCAATTCATTTCAAATTGTGTAGGTAGCACGTAGGTGCTTTTCTAGGCATTAAGCCAAAACTTGAGAACACATTACTACATCATAATTCACAGCCTATCAGGCCTTATTGCTTAATTATGTGATGGCTTTTGAAAAATGAAGTGATTTGATTGGCTAAGGATGGTGCTATGTCTATTAACTGGAGATGGACGAATactgcaaaaatatttgaattagAAGAAATGAATTCCCTTTGATGGTATTTGTAACCcacttttctttgcctttttggGAGCATTCATGTGAGGGAAGTTGTATTTGCAAGGATGTTCGTGAAACAGGACAGTGTCATGAATGCTTTTGTGAATTCATGAGTTTCCAAGTTGGGAGGGCTTATAGGGCAGAATGTAGAGGAAGAGGTCTCAGCCTTGAtgggtggaagaggaggaagtgggAAGAAGAGTGAGAGGCGTAGAATCCATAGAAGGAGAGACAGCCCTGAGCAGGTGTGAATTACATGCTGTGGCTTGGAGGGAGAAAAAGAGTGtgatgggggaaggaagaaaaaagtgATGAGGGAGAGTAGAGGAAGACCAGGAATGGGAGAGAGGTGATTATAGAAACCTCATTAAGGATGGCGCCTGACAACATCCGCATTTCAGTCTAGGCACTCACTCACACTCAGAAGGGTTCACTATCAAAGCAGCATCTGTTTCTATAGGTTTCTGGTGAGACAGTCCTCAGCATCTGATTGCTGGAAAAATGCAACAGGGTAGGTGGAGTTCTGAGTGGAGCAACAAAatgacttagggcttggctacacttgcagatgtagagcgctgggagttaaaccagccttcagagactgcagcagggaaaacgctgccgtgtgtttacactgtTAGATTCAAGTGggctggcgtggccacattagcagctcttgcagcgccacaaagagcagtgcattgtggtagctatcccagtgtgcaggtggctgcagcgtgcttttcaaatggggggtgggggggcgtggagtgtgacagggagtgtgttgtgtgtatgtggggggagggacagtgtgttttggggggcatagagtgtgtcagcatgctgccttgtaagttcagacagcagcagacccccctcccccagcctgtctctctctcacacactcacagcagcagtaatggttgctttgtcccggagcagataagcacgCCGGCTGTCAGACACGgcgctttgaaaggggatatccgcatgcctgcagctgagttcaaaacaacgAGAAGAGCAGCCAcgtgacttcaggggattatgggacgtttccggaggccgatCAGAACGCAGTAATGCCACACCTTGTCCACACTGATGCCGGGGCATTTCAGCCGGGGCGCAGCAAGCgttatgcctctcgtggaggtggattaccaggagcgctccagctgcagagtccaggcgctctaagtgccttgccagcgTGGACGGGTCGTGAGTTGGGGCgctcagggctgctttaatgcgctctaccTTGCAAGCGTAGCCAAGCCCTAaagggcagtgcttaatttgtaatgaaagcggtgccagggctcaagcaattaggtgctgcagctcaagcaattttttttacattcatacctgacgcagcaagcccagaggtgccagggcttagccctggcacaaattaagcactgctaaACGGGCTGGGACTGTGAGGGAAAACTAAATGAATTAGGTAATATAGTGTACAGGAGGAGCCCCATCCTCCTTGCCAATTGTTTATTTTGCTCtgtacacaacaaaaacaataaaggcATGGGCACAATTATGCCCCAGCGAAAAccctgtacctcaaagtagcaccctggaacccccatattcaccactgtcatgtgaTTGTGAtctattttgtacaaagtactCCTTGTGAGGCATCATTTAAAAAGTCTTCATCTGTTGAACCTTAATATCCTGTGGAACTGTATGTACTATCGTTGTACGTGAAGTTGTGAAGTGTTgctatatgtgttactgaaatatgtggtGAGGTTGGGAATGCTCAGGGCTGACCTTTCAGTTGCAACAAAGGAGCAGCCATCACTGGCCAGACAGGCGCTAagcccatcaagaagaatccactatcccagaggCTCCTTGGAGAGGGCGCACACACAGTGGGGACTGCCTGACCCCTacgtcacagcaaggatctttctcgcagctggaagaaagtataaaaagaGAAACAGTGACATCATTACTTGGCCTCCCCCCAACctcatctcaacacctggaagattcTCTGGAAGACCAAGACTTTGAACTAGGGAGATTGATCCCAGGCGGGAAGGGAGTTCAGTCTGAGTATTGAGAACTACAACTATCTATAACATCTATTAAGGTGAGagactgtttgattcaaatcctgcttagttggttaaagttagaatttagactgcgtgtccatttttatttcttaggttaCCACTTTTGACTCTATGCCTGccacttataatcactgaaattctatctttctgtagctaataaatctgttttatattttacctaaaacagtgtggttttgGTTGAGGGGCGTGGAGAGTCTCAGCTCAGATTATAAAGGCTGGTGAGTGTCCACTTTCGTATGAAgaagtggcaaactaattaatgagcttgcactgccCAAGAaagtcttgagcagtgtaagacggTATATTTCTGGAGTGCAAGGCTGGGGTGAttggctggtgcctctctctgtatGATTcctgagtggctcagggagcattcatgtAATACAGCTAGGTGTGGGTCTCCACATGCTGATGGCTGAATGATCACAGTGCTTGGAGGGGTGTTGCAGTTTGTCACTGGCATAGCTTTGTGAGAGACAATCCAGGGCTAAAGAATTAAGGGAGTATagtggtcccacagttccaggttgtggcctggggatcctgtcacagtCCCAGATGACCATGTTTGCTAAATATACACAAACATTCCTGGCCTGGCTGCATATCCTCTGCTTCTCTGGTTGGTTTCTGGCAACTTCTGGCACTAGTGTGCTCAccagctatttaaagggataaTACCTTCTTCCTATACATTACAGATATGTATGTCTTGGCTAACCGACTATGAAGCAGAGACTATAATATGTATCTATAGATATCTGGAGAGCCTAAACGTCAAGGAAATGTATTATATAGGGCTGTACAAAGGGGTGTATAAATAGGAGTGGAATGAAATTAATAAAAGGAGAATTTAGATTAAATATCAGGGTAATTTAGATTAAATAACAAGAAACACTTTGATTGtgtgattattattaattatttattattacagcaGCATCTAGAGGTCTCAGCTacgatcagggccccactgtgctcacATAGTAAGAAGCAGTCCATATCCTGAAAGACAAaccaaagggtgggagaaaggaaatattatccccattttacagatggagacctGAGGCCcagagatattaagtgacttgcccttggtcacacagggagtctgtgacaTGGATGGGAACTAAACCCATCTTTCCTGAGTCCTAGTCTGGTGCTATCCTTCCTTTCTCAAATGAGATTAAACTATTAACCCGGTCAAGGCACGAGAAAAAGTCCTGTGGGGAAAATTCTGCCCTGCTAGTCAGTAGATGGACTAGATCCATGATTTCCAGTTTTAAGATTTATCTGTCACAAATATAAGTACTGGAACTCACCCAGTATTATGAACATACACAAAACAGGCTTAGTGTGTATCCTATTGTCATCAGGCGAGTGTGGTATAATGAAATAATAAACTCAGCACTTAATAAAGTACCAATTGTAAAACGTAACTGGTGCATTCAATCAGTGAGAAATCTGTGCTTGTTTATTTTGAAGATCGCATCGCAGCAGGGCGTCACTGAGCCTTTTCCAACCGAAAGCCGGTTCCAAGCCTCCAACTTAATGGCTGTCATTTCTGAGATTTCCAGCACACAAAGACATATGGTTGTAAATGGAAGTAAGTAGATCATGGCCTTATTAGCTAGAGATGGTTATGCAGTCCTGTCAGAACTCCAAAATTCAAACAATGGGACAGTGTTGAGCTGGCTTTTGAGTCTGGTATCACACGTTAATTCAATTAATCGGGTCTTTAGCTCTGTGGCGAGATCAACACATGAAATATAGGTGTCCCAATCCAATCAGATCCTGCCTGTCTGTCATCTGTAAAGCACTCCACAAATTATTGTCTTTGGAACACTTGGCTGTGATAGGAAACATGTGTAGCCTAACATTTTCAGCCTACTTTTCCCCCCCACAAGACTTCTTTTTTTCTTGACAGgcaatatacaaatatatattttcccccaTGGCCAGAGACAGAGAAGCAGTTTCCGCTGCATGCTTGCATTAAGCTTATTTGGAGGAGAAAATATACCACTAGGTACAAGTAGAACTTGTCTTCAAAGAACATAATTAAACTGGAAGACTGTGTTGCAATATCCTGGCTCAATCAAGGTTTGCAATGTTTTGCCACTTGTTAATTTGCATACTTTTGGGCAGAGCAGAAGTGTAATGTATTTGGTTCCCATTTCTACGCACAATAGACTTTAACTGTCTGgcattatgggtgaaattcacccctgggcaAAGGCCCACCCCAAgacctgtgcaccacttaagtgCATTAGCTTTTACTAGagctggtaaataatgaagagaacaggttgGCCAATCAGTCGGCAGATCAATGGCTGCTTCAATTTGCTGCTGTTTATGTGGCTGTGCTGTTCATTATTTGCAACTATTCATGTGGCTGGTGGTATTTGTGAAAGTGTTTGTATCACTGGGTGGGATGGCCCTTTAAGGGAGTTGGGCTTAGGCCCCCACCTATAACTAATGAGCTGTCTCCCATGTGATAGATCAGATGACAGTCTGCTGGTCACCGGGTCCTCATATAAAAGTTCAGCAAGCAGCTTAGTCAAAGAGTGGGACCTGCAGAAGACTCTGGGTCAGGGGAAGGAACTTGGTTTATCTTTGAGTtatgcagacttttttttttaatttggagaaCTACAATTCAACCCTGAAGAGCTGAAGTCCTGCTGCTCTTGGGAGGCTACCTGGTGCACTGCTAGCACGTTGGCCTACTGGCTTACAGTTTGCAAATCCTGGCATTTCTGTGAGTTTGCACTGGAAACACACTGTTTATTATTAGGCATTCATTGTTCTCCTGTTAGTGTTTCAGTCATCCTATCAGGGAGCAGCAAATGACATGTGACCAATCACAGGCCATAAACTAAATGAACAGCGCagaaatatcagaggggtagccatgttagtctggatctgtaaaagcggcaaagagtcctgtagcaccttatagactaacagacgtattggagcataagctttcgtgggtgaatacatgGGTGACACTCCTGGgtgacatgcatctgacgaagtgggtattcacccacaaaagcttatgctccaatacgtctgttagtctacaaggtgccacaggactctttgctgctagCTCAGAAATAGCTCTCTAGTGAGCCAGtctgaaatatttgttgaaattATTCGGAATCAGATAGTTGGAACCCACCTTTCTGTGGAGTGGTACCTTTCTCCACAAGTAGTCCTGCTGGTTTGGCTGGATTTTTGCTTTGACCAATACTGTTATTCCACCAATGTGGATTTTGGTTTATAGCTTTACCTGCTGTCTTCGGGACACCATGCAGTCCAGCATACAAGCTAGTGCTTTCCACTACAAAAAAATGGCAACCCCATGACACTGATTGTTCCTGTACATTCTTGGTGGTGTCTGTGGCTTTGTgttcactgctaaaaaaaaaaggcatattaCCATTGGCTAACCAATGCACATTAACTATCCTGAGATGTACACCAATAAAATAGCATGAAATTGCAAGGTTTATACTCTGTTTTACTCAATCTATCAACTGAAGCTTAAAATCTTCAGCTCTCCCATCAGTTTTTCTGTGTACTATGAAACACACTTCCCCAGTTCACTGGAAAGTGGAGCACACATCAATTATTTGCAACAGAATCCCCAAGTAATTCTCTACAAGTGATAATAGCAGCTGGTAGCACCGACTTCCCCTCAGTCATAGGAGGCGTCTTACATTTTGCAGTTCTGTACGGTGCCAAAGAAGAAGCTGGTATTTTGTTTCCAGAAGCAGAAATCGATGAAGTTAGACCTTGCTTTTCTTTCCAAAACTGATATTTTTGAGGAGGGCaagagatgtttttctaaaaatattaaacTGTAGGAGGCTGGTTGAGTGCTCTGGGCCGGCAGTGCCACCTAATGGTGACACTTCGGGATATACTGCTTAGGGCTGGGGTGAGAGTCCAAAGGCAGCTTTCCCTAGTGGCAATATTCCAGGGTAGTGTTGCCTGCTGGTGAGCGTCCCAAAGCCGCTCCATGTAGTGGCTACAGTTCAGGGATAGTGTTGCCAAGTAGTGAGAGCGGGGAAGGTAgaggaacccgggcctgccctactccaccaggttctgacccagggccctctGAAACAGTGGACCCTGACATAGGGTTCAGGTCCCAATACTCCCAAGCACGTTCCCCGGATTGCTTCCTACATTCATTCCAGCCACTCCAGCGTTGTCTCGGGGTTGGACATGGGGTCCCTCTTGTGTTCCCTCTGATTCTTCTCCAGAATCTGCTCTGCTGGCAACAGTGAGTTGTCCTCTTTGGTTGAGTGGCTTCTTCTGGTGCGGTCAGGAGGCTCGACCCCGGCGGCTTTCATGTCCCAGCAGCCTCCCAGCAGGAGTCTGCTGCACCCAACCGCTCCCCTCCTCGGTTCCTTTTGAATGGTCCCTCCACTAGGAGAATGCCCAGCAGGGacaagggggcggggcttcttGGGCCCAGAGCAGTTTAACCCTCGCGTCTCCATTGTGCGGTTGGTACACTTTGTCACATCAACTGATCTTTATCTTCATACTATGTTGGCtttctcagggccagattctgccatcattATACCCATTGAGTGGTACCTTACTCCTAAACTGAGCCCACTGAAGAAACAGGCACTATTTCCAGACCATGGGATTACTCAACGTGAGTAAGgttggcagaatctgtcccaaaaTATCTTGGAATTTAATGGCTTCATGCTCTCACCATCCAATATGCTTTGGCTGAGATTGTCTAAGGGATTTAGGCAGCCAACTGAAATAGAGCTCTGTTATGACTTTTGTGATCTGGATTCAGTCTCTTTTCCCATGTGTGTAACTTGTGACATTTGATGGGACCATATTTTTACTGTACAAGACCTTTCAGTACCTGATTCATCTCCCTTAGCATCACAATTTTGCGGCAGCAGTGACCGTTGTTTCCTCTGATGGACTTCCACATTAGCGTAAATCAGTGAATTTTTACATGCAAGTCAATGCTCAAGATGAGAAAAATAAGCACAAGATTCACATCACTGGATCCCGCGATCAGCAACGGCTGGTGCAGAGGAGGCACAGCTTGCTCTGGGTTTTTTCCGTCAGATTACAGGCTGAGGCATCAGCCACATTgagtgagggggagggaaagagaaaaagaggaggaagaaaaggccCCATCTACAGATCAaccatctttcctttcctttctcccacatgCCCTGCTCCCCTTCCACCAGCTTGTCTTGGTCTTTCCCTGCCTTCAGACCTTTAAATTTGGGTAGCTGAGAGAAGATGGGAACAGACCATCTAGAGCTACAGGGTAGAGTTGGGCAGAAAACGTGGGTTTTCTCCTCCAGGGAAATCTTCACGAGCCGCCCACTCCtcgccaaaaaacaaacaaaccacagaaACCCTAGAACATATTCTGGGTTTTCACTGAAAACCCTCAAAATACACTGAAAATGTTCAACCAGTTTTGCAGCAAAACACTCCCAAAGGTTAATGGAAAATGGACATTTCCCGCAAAGTTTCCATTTCTGGACAAAAgcagtttttcatcaaaaaatgtttCGTCTGAAACATTTCAGTCAGGTCTGTTGTAGGGCtggagggaaaaggggagaacagtggaaagagagagaagtaagaaaaaaatccagcccaCAGAGAAACCTGCGTTGCTTAAATTTAATGGGGTAgaatctcagctggtgcaaattggcataATGCCATGGAATACAACCAGCCAATCAACTcgaatcagtggagctatg
The window above is part of the Chelonia mydas isolate rCheMyd1 chromosome 2, rCheMyd1.pri.v2, whole genome shotgun sequence genome. Proteins encoded here:
- the LOC102933128 gene encoding histone H4, coding for MSGHGKCGKGLGKGGAKRHHKVLWDNIQGTTKSAICRLARCGGVKCISGLIYEETRGVLKVFLENVIRNAVTYTEHAKRKTVTAMDVVYALKRLGCTLYGFGG